In the Sus scrofa isolate TJ Tabasco breed Duroc chromosome 6, Sscrofa11.1, whole genome shotgun sequence genome, one interval contains:
- the NAPSA gene encoding napsin-A, which yields MSLPPLPLLLLLLLTSEPAGAMLIRIPLRRVHAGLRTLNPLRAWEKSAEPPRLGAPSPGDKTFVPLSNYLNVQYYGEIGLGTPPQNFSVIFDTGSSNLWVPSGRCHFLSLPCWLHHRYHSKASSSFHSNETKFAIQYGTGRLNGILSEDKLTIGGLTGASVIFGEALWEPSLVFAFAHFDGILGLGFPVLAVGGVRPPLDSLVDQGLLDKPVFSFYLNRDPEAADGGELVLGGSDPAHYIPPLTFVPVTVPAYWQVHVERVHVGTGLTLCAQGCAAILDTGTSLITGPTEEIQALQAAIGGIPLLMGEYLIQCSKIPTLPPVSFHLGGVWFNLTAQDYVIQITRGGASLCLSGFQALDMPPPTGPLWILGDVFLGSYVAVFDRGDRKSDARVGLARARARGVGQRRGGFAQAQFSG from the exons ATGTCTCTGCCACCGCTGCCGctactgctgctactgctgctgacCAGCGAGCCCGCCGGGGCCATGCTGATCCG GATCCCCCTTCGCAGAGTCCACGCGGGACTCAggaccctgaacccactgagggcaTGGGAGAAGTCAGCAGAgccccccaggctgggggccccATCCCCGGGGGACAAGACCTTTGTGCCTCTCTCCAACTACCTGAAC GTCCAGTATTACGGGGAAATTGGGCTGGGAACGCCCCCACAGAACTTCTCCGTCATCTTTGACACCGGCTCCTCCAACCTCTGGGTCCCGTCTGGGAGATGCCACTTCCTCAGTCTGCCCTGCT GGCTGCACCACCGCTACCATTCCAAAGCTTCCAGCTCCTTCCACTCCAATGAGACCAAGTTTGCCATTCAATACGGAACCGGGCGCCTCAATGGCATCCTGAGCGAGGACAAACTGACC ATCGGAGGACTCACAGGTGCATCGGTGATTTTCGGGGAGGCCCTGTGGGAGCCCAGCCTGGTCTTCGCCTTTGCCCACTTTGATGGGAtactgggcctcggtttccccgtTCTGGCCGTGGGAGGAGTTCGGCCCCCGCTGGACAGCCTGGTGGACCAGGGGTTACTGGATAAGCCTGTCTTCTCCTTCTACCTCAACAG ggaccccgAGGCAGCTGATGGAGGAGAGCTGGTCCTGGGTGGCTCGGACCCGGCACACTACATCCCGCCCCTCACCTTCGTGCCCGTCACAGTCCCTGCCTACTGGCAGGTCCACGTGGAGCG AGTACATGTGGGCACAGGGCTGACTCTTTGTGCCCAGGGCTGTGCTGCCATTCTGGACACAGGCACATCTCTCATCACAGGACCCACTGAGGAGATTCAAGCCCTGCAGGCAGCCATTGGGGGCATCCCCCTGCTGATGGGGGAG TACCTCATCCAGTGCTCGAAAATCCCAACGCTGCCCCCAGTCTCCTTCCACCTTGGGGGGGTCTGGTTTAACCTCACGGCCCAGGACTATGTCATCCAG ATTACTCGGGGTGGCGCCAGTCTCTGCTTATCCGGCTTCCAGGCTCTGGACATGCCTCCGCCCACAGGGCCCCTCTGGATCCTCGGCGATGTCTTCTTGGGTAGCTACGTGGCCGTCTTCGACCGTGGCGACAGAAAAAGCGATGCCCGAGTTGGGCTGGCGCGCGCTCGAGCTCGTGGAGTAGGCCAGAGAAGGGGTGGGTTTGCGCAGGCGCAGTTTTCCGGCTGA
- the NR1H2 gene encoding oxysterols receptor LXR-beta isoform X1: MSTPTTSSLDTPLPGGNGPLQPSTLSSSSDGKEDGPEPLPGGADPDVPSTDGAGSASVVVILDPAEEPERKRKKGPAPKMLGDELCQVCGDTASGFHYNVLSCEGCKGFFRRSVIRGGAGRYACRGGGTCQMDAFMRRKCQQCRLRKCKEAGMREQCVLSKEQIRKKKIRKQQQQQQQQSSPTAPGVSSGSASGPGASPGGSDGGGQGSGEGEGIQLTAAQELMIQQLVAAQLQCNKRSFSDQPKVTPWPLGADPQSRDARQQRFAHFTELAIISVQEIVDFAKQVPGFLQLGREDQIALLKASTIEIMLLETARRYNHETECITFLKDFTYSKDDFHRAGLQVEFINPIFEFSRAMRRLGLDDAEYALLIAINIFSADRPNVQEPSRVEALQQPYVDALLSYTRIKRPQDQLRFPRMLMKLVSLRTLSSVHSEQVFALRLQDKKLPPLLSEIWDVHE, encoded by the exons ATGTCCACCCCCACCACGAGTTCCCTGGACACCCCCTTGCCTGGTG GTAATGGTCCCCTTCAGCCCAGCACTCTGTCGTCTTCATCCGATGGAAAGGAGGATGGCCCTGAGCCATTGCCCGGAGGGGCGGACCCTGATGTCCCGAGCACTGACGGGGCCGGCTCAGCCTCCGTTGTGG TCATCCTAGACCCAGCAGAGGAGCCGGAGCGGAAGCGAAAGAAGGGCCCGGCTCCAAAGATGCTGGGCGACGAGCTGTGCCAAGTGTGCGGGGACACGGCCTCCGGCTTCCACTACAACGTGCTCAGCTGTGAAGGCTGCAAGGGCTTCTTCCGGCGAAGTGTGATCCGAGGCGGGGCCGGGCGCTATGCCTGCCGGGGCGGTGGAACCTGCCAGATGGATGCCTTCATGCGGCGCAAGTGCCAGCAGTGCCGGCTGAGAAAGTGCAAGGAGGCTGGGATGAGGGAGCAGT GCGTCCTCTCCAAAGAGCAGATACGGAAGAAGAAGATtcggaagcagcagcagcagcagcagcagcagtcaTCACCCACAGCGCCCGGAGTCAGCAGCGGCTCGGCTTCTGGGCCGGGGGCCTCCCCTGGAGGATCCGACGGGGGTGGCCAGGGCTCTGGGGAAGGCGAGGGCATCCAGTTAACAGCTGCGCAGGAACTGATGATCCAGCAGTTGGTGGCGGCCCAGCTGCAGTGCAATAAACGCTCCTTCTCGGACCAGCCCAAAGTCACG ccctggcccctgggCGCAGACCCCCAGTCCCGAGATGCTCGCCAGCAGCGTTTCGCCCACTTCACGGAGCTGGCCATCATCTCAGTTCAGGAGATCGTGGACTTCGCCAAGCAGGTGCCTGGCTTCCTGCAGCTGGGTCGTGAGGACCAGATCGCCCTCCTGAAGGCATCCACCATTGAG ATCATGCTGCTGGAGACGGCCAGACGCTACAACCACGAGACAGAGTGCATCACTTTCCTGAAAGACTTCACCTACAGCAAGGATGACTTCCACCGCGCGG GCCTGCAGGTGGAGTTCATCAACCCCATCTTCGAGTTCTCGCGGGCCATGCGGCGCCTGGGCCTGGACGACGCCGAGTACGCCCTGCTCATCGCCATCAACATCTTCTCGGCCGACCGGCCCAACGTGCAGGAGCCCAGCCGGGTGGAGGCTCTGCAGCAGCCCTATGTGGACGCGCTGCTTTCCTACACCCGCATCAAGAGGCCGCAG GACCAGCTGCGTTTCCCGCGAATGCTGATGAAGCTCGTAAGCCTGCGCACGCTCAGCTCCGTGCACTCCGAGCAGGTCTTCGCCCTGCGGCTGCAGGACAAGAAGCTGCCGCCTTTGCTGTCCGAGATCTGGGACGTCCACGAATGA
- the NR1H2 gene encoding oxysterols receptor LXR-beta isoform X2 yields MSTPTTSSLDTPLPGGNGPLQPSTLSSSSDGKEDGPEPLPGGADPDVPSTDGAGSASVVVILDPAEEPERKRKKGPAPKMLGDELCQVCGDTASGFHYNVLSCEGCKGFFRRSVIRGGAGRYACRGGGTCQMDAFMRRKCQQCRLRKCKEAGMREQCVLSKEQIRKKKIRKQQQQQQQQSSPTAPGVSSGSASGPGASPGGSDGGGQGSGEGEGIQLTAAQELMIQQLVAAQLQCNKRSFSDQPKVTPWPLGADPQSRDARQQRFAHFTELAIISVQEIVDFAKQVPGFLQLGREDQIALLKASTIEIMLLETARRYNHETECITFLKDFTYSKDDFHRAGLQVEFINPIFEFSRAMRRLGLDDAEYALLIAINIFSADRPNVQEPSRVEALQQPYVDALLSYTRIKRPQVFALRLQDKKLPPLLSEIWDVHE; encoded by the exons ATGTCCACCCCCACCACGAGTTCCCTGGACACCCCCTTGCCTGGTG GTAATGGTCCCCTTCAGCCCAGCACTCTGTCGTCTTCATCCGATGGAAAGGAGGATGGCCCTGAGCCATTGCCCGGAGGGGCGGACCCTGATGTCCCGAGCACTGACGGGGCCGGCTCAGCCTCCGTTGTGG TCATCCTAGACCCAGCAGAGGAGCCGGAGCGGAAGCGAAAGAAGGGCCCGGCTCCAAAGATGCTGGGCGACGAGCTGTGCCAAGTGTGCGGGGACACGGCCTCCGGCTTCCACTACAACGTGCTCAGCTGTGAAGGCTGCAAGGGCTTCTTCCGGCGAAGTGTGATCCGAGGCGGGGCCGGGCGCTATGCCTGCCGGGGCGGTGGAACCTGCCAGATGGATGCCTTCATGCGGCGCAAGTGCCAGCAGTGCCGGCTGAGAAAGTGCAAGGAGGCTGGGATGAGGGAGCAGT GCGTCCTCTCCAAAGAGCAGATACGGAAGAAGAAGATtcggaagcagcagcagcagcagcagcagcagtcaTCACCCACAGCGCCCGGAGTCAGCAGCGGCTCGGCTTCTGGGCCGGGGGCCTCCCCTGGAGGATCCGACGGGGGTGGCCAGGGCTCTGGGGAAGGCGAGGGCATCCAGTTAACAGCTGCGCAGGAACTGATGATCCAGCAGTTGGTGGCGGCCCAGCTGCAGTGCAATAAACGCTCCTTCTCGGACCAGCCCAAAGTCACG ccctggcccctgggCGCAGACCCCCAGTCCCGAGATGCTCGCCAGCAGCGTTTCGCCCACTTCACGGAGCTGGCCATCATCTCAGTTCAGGAGATCGTGGACTTCGCCAAGCAGGTGCCTGGCTTCCTGCAGCTGGGTCGTGAGGACCAGATCGCCCTCCTGAAGGCATCCACCATTGAG ATCATGCTGCTGGAGACGGCCAGACGCTACAACCACGAGACAGAGTGCATCACTTTCCTGAAAGACTTCACCTACAGCAAGGATGACTTCCACCGCGCGG GCCTGCAGGTGGAGTTCATCAACCCCATCTTCGAGTTCTCGCGGGCCATGCGGCGCCTGGGCCTGGACGACGCCGAGTACGCCCTGCTCATCGCCATCAACATCTTCTCGGCCGACCGGCCCAACGTGCAGGAGCCCAGCCGGGTGGAGGCTCTGCAGCAGCCCTATGTGGACGCGCTGCTTTCCTACACCCGCATCAAGAGGCCGCAG GTCTTCGCCCTGCGGCTGCAGGACAAGAAGCTGCCGCCTTTGCTGTCCGAGATCTGGGACGTCCACGAATGA